From a region of the Mauremys mutica isolate MM-2020 ecotype Southern chromosome 12, ASM2049712v1, whole genome shotgun sequence genome:
- the LOC123345113 gene encoding protein S100-A16-like, whose translation MAEEGSELERGLHAIVGSFYRYAEGSEGPKELDQAAFQTLLSNELSHQLTNAEDRKAALDMFKTVDANNDQKISFDEYWDLIAEICRVIRRSHYNE comes from the exons ATGGCAgaggagggctctgagctggaaagGGGCCTCCATGCCATCGTGGGCAGCTTCTACAGATACGCCGAGGGCTCCGAGGGACCCAAGGAGCTGGACCAGGCGGCTTTCCAGACGTTGCTCAGCAATGAGCTGAGCCATCAGCTCACG AACGCAGAGGACCGGAAGGCAGCGCTGGACATGTTTAAGACGGTGGATGCCAACAACGATCAGAAAATCTCCTTCGACGAGTACTGGGATCTCATCGCAGAGATTTGCCGAGTGATCCGGCGTAGCCATTATAACGAGTAG